One genomic window of Mus musculus strain C57BL/6J chromosome 4, GRCm38.p6 C57BL/6J includes the following:
- the Ccl19 gene encoding C-C motif chemokine 19 precursor: protein MAPRVTPLLAFSLLVLWTFPAPTLGGANDAEDCCLSVTQRPIPGNIVKAFRYLLNEDGCRVPAVVFTTLRGYQLCAPPDQPWVDRIIRRLKKSSAKNKGNSTRRSPVS from the exons ATGGCCCCCCGTGTGACCCCACTCCTGGCCTTCAGCCTGCTGGTTCTCTGGACCTTCCCAG ccccaACTCTGGGGGGTGCTAATGATGCGGAAGACTGCTGCCTGTCTGTGACCCAGCGCCCCATCCCTGGGAACATCGTGAAAGCCTTCCGCTACCTTCTTAATGAAGATGGCTGCAGGGTGCCTGCTGTTGT GTTCACCACACTAAGGGGCTATCAGCTCTGTGCACCTCCAGACCAGCCCTGGGTGGATCGCATCATCCGAAGACTGAAGAAGTCTTCTGCCAAG aACAAAGGCAACAGCACCAGAAGGAGCCCTGTGTCTTGA